The Anaerobaca lacustris genome includes a region encoding these proteins:
- a CDS encoding diacylglycerol/lipid kinase family protein, with protein MKFGIIANPKSGSTSIARKAATLRKAAGILGRGTVVAGLDTTSREEFIQCAKDLAEKTDVVIVAGGDGTFSDIINAIGSDVVLSFMPFGSGCALRYALGLPPQLSRVARQIRNGRQHDLDLILCDESVKAFMASVGLEADIIHRRETLQAGGVRGRQAYAMATVGSFVADLERTDMTITVDDRTFTVAKAVTAIVTKIAYYGYHMKMVPGAVFDDRHLHLLAINSRWTELVQCLATAFMDGNKLGRHETGRQVRIEMQRERHAQIDGNLYRQGKRFDFRVLPKALKMWY; from the coding sequence ATGAAGTTCGGCATCATCGCCAATCCGAAGTCAGGCTCGACCAGCATCGCGCGCAAGGCGGCGACGTTGCGGAAGGCGGCCGGAATCCTGGGTCGCGGCACCGTGGTGGCCGGTCTCGACACGACGTCGCGCGAGGAATTCATCCAGTGCGCCAAGGACCTGGCCGAGAAGACGGATGTCGTGATCGTCGCCGGCGGCGACGGAACCTTCTCCGACATCATCAACGCGATTGGCTCCGACGTTGTCCTGTCGTTCATGCCGTTCGGCTCGGGCTGCGCCCTGCGCTATGCGCTGGGCCTGCCGCCGCAACTGTCGCGCGTTGCCCGACAGATTCGCAACGGTCGCCAGCACGATCTCGACCTGATCCTGTGCGATGAATCCGTCAAGGCGTTCATGGCCAGCGTGGGGCTCGAAGCGGACATCATCCATCGCCGTGAGACGCTTCAGGCCGGCGGCGTGCGAGGCCGTCAGGCCTACGCCATGGCCACAGTCGGCTCGTTCGTGGCCGACCTGGAGCGAACGGACATGACGATCACCGTCGACGACCGGACGTTCACTGTCGCCAAGGCCGTGACGGCCATCGTCACCAAGATCGCCTACTATGGCTACCACATGAAAATGGTCCCCGGCGCCGTTTTCGACGACCGACACCTTCACCTGCTGGCGATCAATTCACGCTGGACCGAACTCGTCCAGTGCCTGGCGACCGCCTTCATGGACGGCAACAAGCTCGGTCGGCACGAGACAGGCCGTCAGGTCCGAATCGAGATGCAGCGGGAAAGGCACGCACAGATCGACGGCAATCTGTATCGCCAGGGAAAGAGATTTGACTTTCGCGTTCTTCCCAAAGCCTTGAAGATGTGGTATTAG
- a CDS encoding sugar phosphate isomerase/epimerase family protein, with amino-acid sequence MTTPKTASSTTFSRRTFLRSAVATATAFHLAGVSSQAAQSVGKVKFYRNLGHGHIGVRANQQQALDYAVRYGFEGITPNAGEFENRSADEIREWVEAMKGKGVRYGAAGLPVEFRRDQDQFERGLAQLPKQAAILKQLGVTRAATWILPGHGELTYLENFKQHERRLREAAKVLDDHGIRLGLEFVGPRTSRARNRFPFICAQKDMMELVHAIGTPNVGLLMDSWHWYTSHGTVEELLTLSNKDVVHVHVNDAPAGIPVDEQVDNRRALPVTTGVIDMKGFINALVKIGYDGPVECEPFDQQLRQMDAEAALQKTADALKRTWNLIDV; translated from the coding sequence ATGACCACCCCAAAGACCGCCTCATCGACAACCTTTTCGAGACGCACATTCCTCCGCTCGGCCGTGGCGACGGCGACGGCCTTCCATCTCGCCGGCGTCTCAAGCCAGGCCGCGCAGAGCGTCGGCAAGGTCAAGTTCTACAGGAATCTCGGGCACGGCCACATCGGCGTCCGGGCCAACCAGCAGCAGGCCCTCGACTACGCCGTGAGGTACGGGTTCGAAGGCATCACGCCGAACGCGGGTGAATTCGAGAATCGCTCGGCCGATGAGATCCGCGAGTGGGTCGAAGCCATGAAGGGCAAAGGCGTTCGTTACGGCGCCGCCGGCCTGCCCGTGGAGTTCCGCCGGGACCAGGACCAGTTCGAACGCGGTCTGGCGCAACTGCCCAAGCAGGCCGCCATCCTCAAACAACTGGGGGTCACGCGTGCGGCGACCTGGATTCTGCCCGGCCATGGGGAGCTGACCTATCTGGAGAACTTCAAGCAGCATGAGAGGCGCCTGCGCGAAGCGGCCAAGGTGCTGGACGACCACGGCATCCGGCTGGGCCTCGAATTCGTCGGGCCGCGCACCAGCCGGGCCAGGAATCGCTTCCCCTTCATCTGCGCCCAGAAGGACATGATGGAACTGGTCCATGCCATCGGCACGCCGAACGTCGGGCTGCTGATGGACAGTTGGCACTGGTATACCTCGCACGGGACCGTCGAGGAACTGCTGACGCTGTCGAACAAGGATGTCGTTCACGTCCACGTCAACGACGCCCCCGCCGGTATCCCGGTCGATGAGCAGGTCGATAACCGCCGGGCGCTGCCCGTGACGACGGGCGTGATCGACATGAAGGGATTCATCAACGCCCTGGTGAAGATCGGCTACGATGGCCCCGTCGAATGCGAACCGTTCGACCAGCAATTGCGGCAGATGGACGCGGAGGCGGCACTGCAGAAGACCGCCGACGCATTAAAGCGCACATGGAACCTGATCGACGTCTGA
- a CDS encoding DUF1565 domain-containing protein — MRRAKIIASIAMAILLCQTASGTSVSWVMGQSPPASWTITPQNPSSSSVIAFQGPLEQPSYGNSCVAQIALGGTPQVTVSTLNRTVTLWFQGPAPTICPLIWQPVCGLEGTFGPLSDGKWTFHCPVLGIEIPFTVGGGKVIYVDRSATGPSPNGSTWYRAFRNIQDALAAAAAGDEIRIADGTYRPDQGGGQTLGDRRASFDIPDGVALRGGYAGYGAANPDARNVATYPTIFSGDLNGDDLWGILNRDDNSYHVVMVNGSARLDGLTIANGHANGPYPHHAGGGILIQAGDPLIVNCTIRGNTAVFGGGIAALGGSPYIANTKLSGNRALLYGGAMYNHDSDTTLATCLLTGNSAGSNGAGGGSAVCNMGSSAGMTLTNCTLADNTGPWPSEYVLYNFSYGGGLMPSETMSIHNSIVYNDGGASLIWSDDPSKVGASHSIIQGGWSGAGNLNVDPRFVNRGLWSIEGQWIDFDSDYRLQSTSQGINHGSNALIPADRADVDGDGNSSENHPLDLAGQNRIQGSQVDAGAYEGATTTPGPVWQELRTFEITFDVPTGVTGLVTLNGAYSHQIETNFVAELKLDVVATSAAGGTWTVWFDPDPGHVGPGNTSVSWRVRGENVNVGALTPGALDVTVAEVTISVRPAP; from the coding sequence ATGAGAAGGGCCAAGATCATTGCGTCCATCGCCATGGCGATTCTGCTGTGCCAGACGGCATCCGGCACGAGCGTGTCCTGGGTCATGGGACAATCGCCGCCGGCATCCTGGACGATCACTCCTCAGAATCCAAGCTCGTCGAGTGTGATTGCGTTCCAAGGTCCACTGGAACAACCCAGCTACGGCAACAGTTGCGTCGCCCAGATCGCCCTGGGCGGGACGCCCCAGGTGACGGTCAGCACGCTCAATCGGACAGTGACCCTGTGGTTTCAGGGTCCGGCCCCGACGATCTGTCCGCTGATCTGGCAACCGGTTTGCGGGCTGGAAGGCACCTTCGGACCCCTGTCGGACGGCAAGTGGACGTTTCACTGCCCGGTGCTCGGGATCGAAATCCCCTTCACCGTCGGCGGCGGGAAGGTGATCTATGTGGATCGCTCGGCAACGGGACCGTCGCCCAACGGATCGACCTGGTATCGGGCCTTTCGCAACATCCAGGACGCACTGGCCGCTGCCGCGGCCGGCGATGAGATTCGCATTGCCGACGGGACCTACCGTCCGGACCAGGGCGGCGGGCAGACCCTCGGCGATCGAAGGGCCTCATTTGACATTCCGGATGGCGTCGCCCTGCGCGGTGGCTATGCCGGCTACGGCGCAGCGAACCCCGACGCCAGGAACGTCGCGACCTATCCGACGATCTTCAGCGGCGATCTCAACGGCGACGACCTCTGGGGCATTCTCAATCGAGACGACAACAGCTACCACGTCGTGATGGTCAACGGCAGCGCCAGGCTCGACGGCCTGACGATCGCCAACGGTCACGCGAACGGGCCGTACCCCCACCACGCCGGAGGCGGGATCCTCATCCAGGCCGGCGACCCCCTGATCGTCAACTGCACGATCCGCGGCAACACGGCCGTGTTTGGCGGCGGCATCGCTGCACTCGGCGGATCGCCGTACATCGCCAACACGAAGCTCTCGGGCAATCGGGCCCTGTTGTACGGCGGCGCGATGTACAACCACGACAGCGACACAACCCTGGCGACCTGCCTGTTGACGGGCAACTCGGCCGGCAGCAACGGGGCCGGCGGCGGCTCGGCCGTCTGCAACATGGGCAGCAGCGCCGGCATGACCCTGACCAACTGCACCTTGGCCGACAACACCGGACCGTGGCCCAGCGAGTATGTGCTGTACAACTTCAGCTATGGCGGCGGTCTGATGCCGAGCGAAACCATGAGCATCCACAACAGCATCGTGTACAACGACGGCGGCGCCTCGTTGATCTGGAGCGATGATCCGTCGAAGGTCGGGGCTTCGCACAGCATCATCCAGGGCGGCTGGAGTGGCGCCGGCAACCTGAACGTCGATCCGCGATTCGTCAACCGCGGCCTGTGGAGCATCGAGGGCCAGTGGATCGATTTCGACAGCGACTACCGCCTGCAATCCACCTCGCAGGGGATCAACCACGGCAGCAACGCCCTGATCCCGGCCGACCGGGCGGACGTCGACGGCGACGGCAACAGCAGCGAGAATCATCCGTTGGACCTGGCCGGTCAGAACCGCATCCAAGGCAGTCAGGTCGACGCCGGGGCGTATGAGGGCGCCACCACCACGCCGGGACCCGTCTGGCAGGAACTCCGAACGTTCGAGATCACGTTCGATGTCCCCACGGGCGTCACCGGCCTGGTCACCCTGAACGGAGCCTATTCGCACCAGATCGAGACCAACTTCGTTGCAGAACTCAAACTCGATGTAGTGGCGACATCGGCCGCCGGAGGAACCTGGACCGTTTGGTTCGATCCCGATCCAGGCCACGTCGGCCCGGGAAACACGTCGGTGAGCTGGCGCGTTCGTGGAGAGAACGTGAACGTCGGCGCGCTGACGCCGGGGGCGCTGGATGTTACGGTGGCAGAGGTGACGATCTCCGTTCGCCCTGCGCCGTAG
- a CDS encoding alpha/beta hydrolase family protein, whose product MLTDVAGNWLGTITFGSVKLRIGFEISQAETAGYTGFMRSIDQSAIHIPISEVILGRNSVRVEIDAIRSAYEGTPTADGRAIVGNWLQHGTATPLVMERVDRLPEIIRPQTPKRPFPYGEEDVVYENASASVRIAGTLTLPEGNGPFPAVLLIVGSGPLDRDETVFFHKPFLVLADHLTRRGIAVLRVDKRGVGQTTGDFAEATIHDLADDVLAGVGYLKSRREIDPNHIGLLGHSEGGVVGPIAASRSADVAFLVMLAGLGQNNGDIIIFQKLLEARSHGAGDERLALMRAWYEGLYPLVREDTDSATAEKKIRALHATLTDEEKEAVGWPDSHLDDAIADQLRRHWRCDVRHDPRATLMKVRCPVLTLNGEKDMQVPAKENLAIIADALKAGGNPDFAVHEFPGLNHGFQTAHTQTASDEETISPVVLQTISDWLIARTSVPRP is encoded by the coding sequence GTGCTCACGGATGTTGCCGGAAACTGGCTGGGGACCATCACTTTTGGCAGCGTGAAACTGCGAATCGGGTTCGAGATATCCCAGGCAGAGACAGCGGGCTACACCGGATTCATGCGCAGTATCGACCAGTCGGCCATCCACATTCCGATCAGCGAGGTCATCCTGGGCCGCAACAGCGTGCGGGTGGAAATCGACGCCATTCGCAGTGCCTACGAGGGAACGCCGACGGCCGACGGCAGGGCGATCGTGGGCAACTGGCTTCAGCATGGAACCGCCACGCCCCTCGTGATGGAGCGGGTGGATCGCTTGCCCGAGATCATCCGTCCACAGACCCCGAAGAGGCCATTTCCGTACGGCGAGGAGGACGTGGTCTACGAGAACGCCTCGGCGAGTGTCCGCATTGCGGGGACGCTGACTCTGCCGGAGGGGAACGGCCCGTTCCCCGCGGTCCTTCTGATCGTCGGGTCGGGACCTCTGGACCGCGACGAGACCGTGTTCTTCCACAAGCCCTTTCTCGTTCTGGCCGATCACCTGACCCGCCGGGGAATTGCGGTCCTGCGGGTGGACAAGCGGGGCGTGGGTCAGACGACCGGCGACTTCGCCGAGGCGACCATCCACGATCTGGCGGACGACGTTCTGGCCGGCGTCGGGTACCTCAAGAGCCGCAGAGAGATCGACCCGAACCACATCGGTCTGCTCGGACACAGCGAAGGCGGCGTTGTCGGGCCGATTGCGGCCTCGCGGTCGGCGGACGTCGCATTCCTCGTGATGTTGGCAGGGCTGGGACAGAACAACGGCGATATCATCATCTTCCAGAAGCTTCTGGAGGCCCGCAGTCATGGCGCCGGCGACGAGAGACTGGCCCTGATGCGTGCATGGTACGAGGGGCTTTATCCCTTGGTGCGTGAGGACACCGACAGCGCGACCGCAGAGAAGAAGATCCGCGCGCTCCACGCCACGTTGACGGACGAGGAGAAGGAGGCGGTCGGCTGGCCCGACAGCCATCTCGACGATGCGATTGCCGATCAGCTCCGACGTCATTGGCGGTGCGACGTGCGTCATGACCCGCGCGCGACCCTCATGAAGGTGCGCTGTCCGGTCCTTACGCTCAATGGAGAAAAGGACATGCAGGTCCCCGCGAAAGAGAACCTGGCGATCATCGCGGACGCTCTGAAGGCGGGCGGCAACCCGGATTTTGCCGTCCATGAGTTTCCAGGACTGAACCACGGGTTCCAGACTGCGCACACGCAGACGGCATCGGATGAAGAGACCATCTCCCCGGTGGTCTTGCAGACCATCTCCGACTGGCTGATCGCGCGGACCAGCGTGCCGAGGCCATAG
- a CDS encoding LamG-like jellyroll fold domain-containing protein, with protein MCRQLVLVLLVAASFFSSTGSAYGRFDPAKDPALLGWWSFDEGSGTVAADGSGNGNDGTVNGGATWVAGLYGSALQFNGQDAYVGTGKSLLNGLAGFTMAGWVSAGNTGVYSSLFGQNDLIEFGFTTENGGQVGTWMAGNGWAFIGANYGFSYPSWHHLALAGDATRIALYIDGQEQASDEGGMTGGTSSYFFSIGGNVFNATGDWFRGEIDDVWLFSRALTQAEIQAVMKGPGGPGIAKAPRPADEAADVPRDVVLGWTTGEFAAAHDVYFGTAFDDVNDASRDNPMAILVSQGQTATIYDPPGALDFGQTYYWRIDEVNAPPDATVFKGNVWSFTTEPFAYPVTNVIATTNGASEEGAEPENTVNGSGLAANDTHSIDATEMWLARPVGTEPLWIQFEFDRVLKMHELHVWNYNVQFERLLGFGVKAVTIEYSTDGTDWAALGDFELAQATSRADYVHNTVIDLSGVAARYIRFVVHSGYGTMGQYGLSEVRFTTIPVHPREPQPADGTVGLAPDTSLSWRAGREAASHEVLLGTDPEALAPAATVHAPGYAPAALEFAGTYYWQVVEVNQTEAISSWAGDVWSFSIQEYAVIDDFEDYTDDLDAGQAIFDTWIDGWVNGSGSTVGYLEAPFAERTIVYEGRQSMPLQYDNAGSPWYSQAERTWDAPQDWTGHGADALVLHIQGRAPAFFETPDGQILMNAIGTDIWDSADQFRFAYKGLSGDGSIVARVDSLLDSNAWAKAGVMIRETLEPGSKHAMVVVTPANGVSFQRRPTANANSENSDVAGVAAPYWVKLTRTGSIFTAQQSADGVTWIDVPATASVNIPMAADVHIGLALTSHDTAISTGAEFSGVMTTGNVTGAWQIAEIGVAQPQGNSAEPLYVALEDSDGRVKVVRHPDPIATARPGWRRWRIPLSEFQAAGVRADSIRTMSIGTGDPESPAVGGSGVVFIDDIGFGKPTTTD; from the coding sequence ATGTGCAGGCAACTGGTTCTGGTTCTACTCGTAGCGGCGTCGTTCTTCAGTTCGACAGGCAGCGCATACGGCCGTTTCGATCCGGCGAAGGACCCGGCCCTGCTGGGCTGGTGGTCGTTCGACGAGGGCTCGGGCACGGTAGCGGCAGACGGTTCCGGTAACGGCAACGACGGGACAGTCAACGGCGGCGCAACATGGGTGGCCGGACTCTACGGCAGCGCCCTGCAATTCAACGGCCAGGACGCCTACGTGGGCACAGGCAAGAGCCTGCTCAACGGCCTGGCGGGTTTCACCATGGCCGGCTGGGTCAGTGCGGGAAACACCGGGGTCTATTCCAGCCTGTTCGGGCAGAACGACTTGATCGAGTTCGGGTTCACGACGGAGAACGGCGGGCAGGTGGGCACCTGGATGGCCGGCAACGGCTGGGCGTTCATCGGCGCCAATTACGGTTTCTCCTATCCATCCTGGCATCATCTGGCGCTGGCCGGCGACGCAACGCGAATCGCTCTCTACATCGACGGTCAGGAACAGGCCAGCGACGAAGGCGGCATGACCGGCGGCACGTCCTCCTACTTCTTCAGCATCGGGGGCAACGTCTTCAACGCCACGGGCGACTGGTTCCGGGGTGAGATCGACGACGTCTGGCTTTTCAGCCGGGCGCTGACGCAGGCGGAGATTCAGGCCGTGATGAAAGGTCCGGGCGGACCCGGCATTGCCAAGGCCCCTCGGCCGGCCGATGAGGCGGCGGATGTGCCGCGCGACGTCGTGCTGGGCTGGACGACCGGCGAGTTTGCCGCGGCCCACGATGTCTACTTCGGCACGGCGTTCGACGACGTCAATGATGCGAGCCGGGACAACCCGATGGCTATCCTGGTCAGTCAGGGCCAGACGGCCACCATCTATGACCCGCCCGGCGCGCTCGACTTCGGGCAGACGTACTACTGGCGGATCGACGAGGTCAACGCCCCGCCGGACGCCACGGTGTTCAAAGGCAACGTCTGGAGCTTCACGACCGAACCGTTTGCCTACCCGGTAACGAACGTCATCGCCACGACGAACGGAGCCTCCGAGGAGGGAGCCGAGCCGGAGAATACCGTCAACGGCTCCGGTCTCGCCGCCAACGACACGCACTCCATCGATGCAACCGAGATGTGGCTGGCCCGACCTGTCGGGACGGAGCCCCTGTGGATTCAGTTTGAGTTCGACCGGGTCCTCAAGATGCACGAACTGCACGTCTGGAACTACAACGTTCAGTTCGAGAGGCTCCTCGGCTTCGGCGTCAAGGCTGTCACAATCGAGTACTCCACCGACGGCACCGACTGGGCGGCGCTGGGCGATTTCGAATTGGCCCAGGCCACATCCAGAGCGGATTACGTCCACAACACAGTGATCGACCTTTCCGGCGTGGCGGCCCGATACATCCGATTCGTGGTCCACAGCGGCTACGGCACGATGGGCCAGTACGGGCTCAGTGAGGTCCGTTTCACCACCATCCCCGTGCACCCGCGAGAGCCTCAGCCGGCCGATGGAACAGTCGGGCTGGCCCCGGACACATCCCTTTCGTGGCGCGCGGGCCGGGAGGCCGCCTCACACGAGGTGCTCCTCGGCACCGATCCGGAGGCCCTCGCCCCAGCCGCAACAGTTCACGCCCCTGGGTATGCCCCGGCCGCCCTTGAGTTCGCCGGCACGTACTACTGGCAGGTCGTGGAGGTCAATCAGACCGAAGCGATCTCCTCCTGGGCCGGCGATGTCTGGAGCTTCTCCATCCAGGAGTACGCCGTCATCGACGACTTCGAGGACTACACCGACGATCTCGATGCGGGCCAGGCCATCTTCGACACCTGGATCGACGGCTGGGTCAACGGCAGCGGCTCGACCGTTGGATATCTTGAGGCCCCGTTTGCCGAGCGAACGATCGTTTATGAAGGCAGGCAGTCTATGCCCCTGCAATACGACAACGCCGGCTCACCCTGGTATTCGCAGGCCGAGCGGACCTGGGATGCGCCTCAGGACTGGACCGGCCACGGGGCCGACGCCCTGGTCCTGCACATCCAGGGCAGAGCGCCGGCGTTCTTCGAGACGCCCGACGGCCAGATCCTTATGAACGCCATCGGCACGGACATCTGGGATTCGGCCGACCAGTTCCGCTTCGCCTACAAGGGCCTCAGCGGCGATGGCTCCATCGTCGCCCGCGTCGACAGCCTGCTGGACTCCAACGCCTGGGCCAAGGCGGGCGTGATGATTCGCGAGACCCTCGAACCCGGCTCGAAACACGCGATGGTGGTCGTAACGCCGGCCAACGGCGTCTCCTTCCAGCGCCGCCCCACCGCGAACGCCAACAGTGAGAACTCCGATGTCGCCGGCGTGGCGGCCCCCTACTGGGTCAAGCTGACGCGGACCGGCAGCATCTTCACCGCACAGCAGTCGGCCGACGGCGTCACATGGATCGACGTGCCCGCAACGGCCTCGGTCAACATACCAATGGCGGCCGACGTCCATATCGGGCTGGCCCTGACCAGCCACGATACGGCAATCTCGACGGGGGCTGAGTTCTCCGGCGTCATGACGACGGGCAACGTCACCGGCGCGTGGCAGATCGCCGAGATCGGCGTCGCCCAGCCGCAGGGCAACTCCGCCGAGCCGCTCTACGTCGCACTGGAAGACAGCGACGGACGAGTCAAGGTGGTCCGGCACCCGGACCCCATCGCCACGGCAAGACCCGGGTGGCGCCGATGGCGAATTCCGCTGAGCGAATTCCAGGCGGCAGGGGTCCGGGCCGACAGCATCAGGACCATGTCCATCGGCACCGGCGACCCGGAGAGCCCGGCCGTCGGCGGCAGCGGCGTGGTCTTCATCGACGACATCGGGTTCGGCAAACCCACAACGACAGACTGA
- a CDS encoding DUF6655 family protein has protein sequence MEVGKHLDGVWAVYGNRSAAAATLGQICCLMVLSGCASLRVTDPSRTATEQFLLSQAAVEAVKPFSFVVLRGHKIFVEDTYFAAAEKEFVLGELRAKLLLSGVEISVKREQAEIVLEVRSGGVGIDRYETLLGIPSIGTAAAATAAGAGVPVASIVTPEIAFTKSIKQIGFASVAYVAYWADTGEVVDSSGPSVGKAYRDDWWLLGFGPRTIGTIPPVDHQVE, from the coding sequence ATGGAAGTCGGCAAACACCTTGACGGTGTATGGGCAGTCTATGGGAACCGTTCGGCTGCAGCGGCGACGCTGGGCCAGATCTGCTGTCTGATGGTCCTCAGCGGTTGCGCGAGCCTTCGCGTCACGGACCCGTCCCGAACGGCGACGGAGCAGTTCCTGCTTTCGCAGGCGGCGGTCGAGGCCGTCAAGCCCTTTTCCTTTGTCGTTCTGCGCGGGCACAAGATCTTCGTGGAGGACACCTATTTCGCCGCTGCCGAGAAGGAGTTCGTTCTGGGCGAGCTGCGGGCCAAGCTGCTCCTGTCGGGGGTGGAGATCTCGGTCAAACGCGAACAGGCGGAGATCGTGCTGGAGGTCCGAAGTGGAGGGGTGGGGATCGACCGCTACGAGACGCTGTTGGGCATTCCGTCGATCGGGACGGCCGCGGCGGCCACCGCAGCGGGCGCCGGGGTCCCCGTCGCGAGCATTGTGACGCCCGAAATCGCCTTCACCAAGTCTATCAAGCAGATCGGCTTTGCCAGCGTCGCCTACGTGGCGTACTGGGCGGATACCGGGGAGGTGGTCGACAGTTCCGGACCGTCCGTCGGAAAGGCCTACCGCGATGACTGGTGGCTGCTCGGGTTCGGTCCGCGGACCATCGGGACGATTCCGCCGGTAGACCATCAGGTCGAGTGA
- a CDS encoding DUF4097 family beta strand repeat-containing protein: protein MWWKRWIGQTVVFVAVMLLVGSCNTSVDDTFRARAERTIELDYALGSGSTLAVSTTSGSIQVTGRQISDVHAVATIVARGATREQARELAEQVTVRFERTDNGVQIKVDRPAPANRRSVSVSYEITVPRQTDIDGDSASGGISLTDLIGNVHGRTASGSITASGITGSVHLQSASGSIRCERIDRGDIHLETTSGSVRLTDASTIATCQMGTASGPVTGQRIEAASIRMNSGSGVVTANDARAEVINLRSASGKVAAKDISCERIQAESTSGDVSVAFSPDAPGDVAAGMKSGSGGVTVVMPRSFAGQVDLRATSGSVRMSQPITVQGRPAKNQISGTVGSGAGSLLVRSGSGAIRVR from the coding sequence ATGTGGTGGAAACGGTGGATCGGACAGACGGTTGTTTTCGTCGCAGTGATGCTCCTCGTCGGAAGCTGCAACACGTCTGTCGACGATACATTCAGGGCCAGGGCCGAACGGACTATCGAATTGGACTACGCGCTGGGATCGGGCTCGACGCTGGCGGTTTCGACGACGAGCGGGTCGATCCAGGTGACGGGACGCCAGATCAGCGACGTGCACGCCGTCGCCACCATCGTCGCGCGGGGGGCAACCCGGGAACAGGCACGGGAACTGGCCGAGCAGGTGACCGTTCGATTCGAGCGGACCGACAACGGGGTTCAGATCAAGGTTGACAGGCCCGCCCCGGCCAACCGGCGGTCGGTCAGCGTCAGCTACGAGATCACCGTTCCACGGCAGACCGATATCGACGGCGACAGCGCTTCGGGCGGCATCAGCCTGACCGACCTGATCGGCAACGTCCACGGCCGGACCGCCAGCGGATCGATCACCGCCTCAGGGATCACCGGCTCGGTGCACCTGCAATCGGCCAGCGGATCGATCCGCTGCGAGCGGATTGACCGTGGCGATATCCACCTCGAAACCACCAGTGGCAGCGTCCGCCTGACCGATGCATCGACGATCGCGACCTGTCAGATGGGCACGGCGTCCGGACCTGTGACCGGCCAGCGCATTGAGGCCGCAAGCATCCGAATGAACTCCGGCAGCGGCGTGGTGACCGCCAACGACGCACGAGCCGAGGTAATCAACCTCCGCTCGGCCAGCGGCAAAGTCGCCGCCAAGGACATCTCCTGCGAGAGGATTCAGGCCGAATCGACCAGTGGAGACGTCTCCGTGGCCTTCTCGCCCGATGCGCCGGGCGATGTGGCCGCCGGCATGAAATCGGGTTCCGGCGGCGTCACCGTCGTGATGCCCAGGAGTTTCGCCGGCCAGGTGGACCTGCGGGCCACCAGCGGCTCGGTGCGGATGAGCCAACCCATCACGGTGCAAGGCAGACCAGCCAAGAATCAGATCAGCGGCACCGTCGGCAGCGGCGCGGGCAGCCTTCTCGTCCGGTCCGGCAGCGGCGCGATCCGTGTCAGATAG
- a CDS encoding protein-L-isoaspartate(D-aspartate) O-methyltransferase, translated as MDRRKMGPREHLGLLFVLVLLLSLWFVRHTSREPAFLAVTENPNAQEQERASEPNEVESTRPDHSHPAFAERVVERQRMVDSQIRSRDVKDPNTLKAMQAVPRHAFVPARYQPSVYEDHPLPIEEGQTISQPYIVAFMTEVLKLDPNSIVLEIGTGSGYQAAVCAEIARRVYTIEIVEPLAVTAAKRLKELGYSNVFVKAGDGYYGWPEKGPFDAIIGTAAADRIPPPLIEQLKPGGRMILPVRGETGFQYLILITKDAEGRLDRLNVMPVRFVPMTGEVQKRD; from the coding sequence ATGGATCGCAGGAAAATGGGCCCGCGCGAACATCTCGGGTTGCTCTTCGTCCTTGTGCTTCTGTTGTCTCTCTGGTTCGTCCGCCATACGTCGCGGGAGCCGGCCTTCCTGGCGGTTACTGAGAATCCGAACGCCCAGGAGCAGGAGAGGGCCTCCGAGCCGAACGAGGTGGAATCGACCCGGCCCGACCATAGCCACCCGGCTTTCGCCGAGCGCGTCGTCGAGCGGCAGAGGATGGTGGATTCTCAGATTCGAAGCCGCGACGTCAAGGACCCGAACACGCTCAAAGCCATGCAGGCTGTGCCCCGGCACGCCTTCGTCCCGGCCCGATACCAACCGTCCGTCTACGAGGATCATCCCTTGCCCATTGAAGAAGGGCAGACCATCAGCCAGCCCTACATCGTGGCCTTTATGACCGAGGTCCTGAAGCTGGACCCCAATTCCATCGTCCTGGAGATCGGGACAGGCTCAGGCTACCAGGCGGCGGTGTGCGCCGAGATCGCCCGCCGGGTCTACACCATCGAAATCGTGGAGCCTTTGGCGGTGACGGCCGCGAAGCGACTGAAGGAACTGGGATACTCCAATGTGTTCGTCAAGGCCGGCGACGGATACTACGGCTGGCCCGAGAAGGGACCCTTCGACGCGATCATCGGCACCGCCGCCGCCGATCGCATCCCGCCGCCGCTGATCGAACAACTCAAACCAGGGGGGCGCATGATCCTTCCTGTCCGGGGGGAGACCGGCTTCCAATACCTCATCCTCATCACCAAGGATGCCGAGGGCCGACTGGATCGGCTCAACGTGATGCCGGTGCGCTTCGTCCCGATGACGGGCGAGGTTCAGAAGCGGGATTGA
- a CDS encoding entericidin A/B family lipoprotein, giving the protein MLRKAVLLLVLLVLTAASLGCNTIRGVGRDISAVGDALTDAAGGKQ; this is encoded by the coding sequence ATGCTCAGGAAGGCAGTTCTCCTGCTGGTTTTACTCGTTCTGACCGCCGCTTCGCTCGGCTGCAACACGATTCGTGGTGTGGGCAGAGACATCTCAGCCGTCGGCGACGCCCTTACGGACGCCGCGGGAGGCAAACAGTAG